The Deinococcus carri genome contains a region encoding:
- a CDS encoding aminopeptidase → MTSRAPAQALQSARAAYEAFQARGLKLNMQRGQPADADFDLSNGLLTSLNEGDVKMDGLDLRNYPGGVAGLPSARALFAGYLDVKAENVVVWNNSSLELQGLVLTFALLHGVRGSTSPWITQKPKMIVTVPGYDRHFLLLQTLGFELLTVDMQPDGPDVDAIERLAGTDPSVKGVLFVPTYSNPGGESISPEKARRLAGLQAAAPDFTIFADDAYRVHHLSEEERAEPVNFVVLCRDAGYPDRAFVFASTSKVTFASAGLGFVASSEDNVKWLSKYLNAQSIGPNKVEQARHVKFLEGYPGGLEGLMQGHAAIIAPKFRAVDEVLRAELGEGGDYATWALPQGGYFISLDTAEPVAARVVELAEAAGVSLTPAGATYPAGQDPHNRNLRLAPTRPPVEEVRTAMEGVAACIRLATEEYRASQEQGKR, encoded by the coding sequence ATGACGAGTCGAGCACCCGCCCAGGCCCTCCAGTCGGCCCGCGCAGCATACGAGGCGTTCCAGGCCCGCGGCCTGAAACTCAACATGCAGCGCGGGCAACCTGCCGACGCCGACTTCGACCTCTCGAACGGGCTGCTGACCTCTCTGAACGAGGGGGACGTGAAGATGGACGGCCTGGACCTGCGCAACTACCCCGGTGGGGTGGCGGGGCTGCCCTCGGCGCGCGCCCTGTTCGCGGGGTACCTCGACGTGAAGGCCGAGAACGTGGTCGTGTGGAACAACTCCAGCCTGGAACTCCAGGGGCTGGTGCTGACCTTTGCCCTGCTGCACGGCGTGCGCGGCAGCACCTCCCCCTGGATCACGCAGAAGCCGAAGATGATCGTGACGGTGCCCGGCTACGACCGCCACTTCCTGCTGCTGCAAACGCTGGGCTTCGAGCTGCTCACAGTGGACATGCAACCCGACGGCCCGGACGTGGACGCCATCGAGCGCCTGGCCGGAACGGACCCCTCGGTCAAGGGTGTGCTGTTCGTGCCCACCTACTCCAACCCCGGCGGCGAGAGCATCAGCCCCGAAAAGGCGCGGCGACTGGCGGGCCTCCAGGCGGCGGCCCCCGACTTCACCATCTTCGCGGACGACGCCTACCGGGTCCACCACCTCTCGGAGGAGGAGCGCGCCGAACCCGTGAACTTCGTGGTGCTGTGCCGGGACGCGGGCTACCCGGACCGGGCCTTCGTGTTCGCCTCCACCAGCAAGGTCACCTTCGCCAGCGCGGGCCTGGGCTTCGTGGCGAGCAGCGAGGACAATGTCAAGTGGCTGTCGAAGTACCTCAACGCCCAGAGCATCGGCCCCAACAAGGTCGAGCAGGCGCGGCACGTGAAGTTCCTGGAAGGCTACCCCGGCGGTCTGGAGGGCCTGATGCAGGGCCACGCCGCCATCATCGCCCCCAAGTTCCGCGCGGTGGACGAGGTGCTGCGCGCCGAGCTGGGGGAAGGGGGCGACTATGCCACCTGGGCGCTGCCGCAGGGTGGATATTTCATCAGCCTGGATACGGCCGAGCCGGTCGCCGCCCGCGTGGTCGAACTCGCGGAGGCGGCCGGGGTGAGCCTCACGCCCGCCGGGGCGACGTATCCTGCCGGGCAGGACCCGCACAACCGCAACCTCCGCCTCGCGCCCACGCGCCCACCCGTGGAGGAGGTCCGCACGGCGATGGAGGGGGTCGCCGCCTGCATCCGCCTGGCGACCGAGGAATACCGGGCCTCGCAGGAGCAGGGGAAGCGCTGA